From [Clostridium] symbiosum, a single genomic window includes:
- the typA gene encoding translational GTPase TypA — translation MKTKREDVRNIAIIAHVDHGKTTLVDQLLRQSGIFRANQEMVDRVMDSNDIERERGITILSKNTAVNYNGTKINIIDTPGHADFGGEVERVLKMVNGVVLVVDAYEGAMPQTKFVLRKALDLDLPVIVCINKIDRPEARPDDVVDEILELFMDLDASDEQLDCPFIYASARAGFAKKDINDPEEDMSPLFETILEYIPAPEGDPEAETQVLISTIDYNEYVGRIGVGKIDNGTLKVNQDCVIVNHHEPDKFRRVKIGKLYEFEGLNKVEVTEAKIGSIVAISGISDIHIGDTICSPENPEAIPFQKISEPTIAMDFMVNDSPLAGQEGKFITSRHIRERLFRELNTDVSLRVEETDSPDCFKVSGRGELHLSVLIENMRREGFEFAVSKAEVLYHYDERNRKLEPMEVAYIDVPEEFTGAVIQKLTSRKGELQGMSPIGGGYTRLEFAIPSRGLIGYRGEFMTDTKGNGILNTSFDGYGPFKGELNYRKQGSLIAFEAGESITYGLYNAQERGTLFIGAGVKVYSGMIIGQSAKPEDIELNVCKTKKLTNTRSSSADEALRLTTPKEMSLEQCLDFIDTDELLEVTPTSLRIRKKILDPTMRKRAAISRKDKGQ, via the coding sequence ATGAAAACAAAGCGTGAAGATGTCAGAAACATTGCAATAATAGCACACGTCGATCATGGTAAAACAACACTGGTTGACCAGCTTTTGAGACAGAGCGGAATATTCCGCGCCAATCAGGAGATGGTAGACCGCGTGATGGATTCCAATGATATTGAGCGGGAGCGCGGTATTACGATTTTGTCCAAGAACACGGCCGTCAACTATAACGGCACGAAGATCAATATCATCGATACCCCAGGCCACGCCGATTTCGGCGGCGAAGTAGAGCGTGTGCTAAAGATGGTGAACGGAGTTGTCCTGGTGGTGGATGCCTATGAGGGCGCCATGCCGCAGACAAAATTCGTTCTGAGAAAGGCACTGGATCTGGATCTTCCGGTTATTGTCTGCATCAATAAAATTGACCGTCCGGAGGCAAGACCGGATGACGTTGTGGATGAGATCCTGGAACTGTTCATGGATCTGGACGCATCCGACGAGCAGCTCGACTGCCCGTTCATCTATGCTTCGGCCAGAGCCGGATTTGCAAAGAAGGACATAAACGATCCGGAAGAGGATATGTCCCCGCTTTTTGAGACAATCCTTGAGTATATCCCGGCGCCGGAAGGAGATCCGGAGGCGGAGACCCAGGTGCTGATCAGCACCATTGATTATAATGAATATGTGGGCAGAATCGGTGTCGGCAAGATTGACAACGGTACCCTGAAAGTAAACCAGGACTGCGTGATTGTAAACCATCACGAGCCTGATAAATTCCGCAGGGTAAAAATCGGAAAACTCTATGAGTTTGAGGGTCTGAATAAGGTTGAGGTGACGGAGGCGAAGATCGGTTCCATCGTTGCGATTTCCGGTATTTCCGATATCCATATCGGAGATACAATCTGTTCCCCTGAGAACCCCGAAGCCATCCCGTTCCAGAAAATTTCAGAGCCGACCATTGCCATGGATTTTATGGTAAACGACAGTCCGCTGGCAGGCCAGGAGGGCAAATTCATCACCTCCCGCCATATCAGGGAGAGACTGTTCAGGGAGCTTAACACGGATGTCAGCCTCAGGGTAGAGGAGACGGATTCACCGGACTGCTTCAAAGTATCCGGCCGTGGAGAGCTTCATCTGTCCGTCCTGATTGAGAATATGAGGAGAGAAGGTTTTGAGTTCGCCGTCAGCAAGGCTGAGGTTCTCTATCACTACGATGAGAGAAACAGGAAGCTGGAGCCGATGGAGGTTGCCTATATCGATGTGCCGGAGGAATTCACGGGCGCGGTGATACAGAAACTGACCAGCAGGAAGGGAGAACTTCAGGGCATGAGCCCGATTGGAGGCGGATATACACGCCTTGAGTTTGCCATCCCGTCCAGAGGACTGATCGGATACCGCGGTGAATTTATGACGGACACAAAAGGGAACGGAATCCTGAACACCAGCTTTGACGGATACGGACCTTTCAAGGGAGAGTTAAACTATCGCAAGCAGGGCTCCCTTATTGCATTTGAGGCCGGTGAGTCCATCACCTATGGACTTTACAACGCCCAGGAGAGGGGAACGCTCTTTATCGGCGCAGGCGTAAAGGTATATTCCGGAATGATCATCGGCCAGAGCGCCAAACCCGAGGATATCGAGCTGAATGTCTGCAAGACGAAGAAACTGACCAATACACGTTCTTCCAGCGCAGACGAAGCATTAAGACTGACCACTCCGAAGGAAATGAGCCTGGAGCAGTGCCTTGATTTTATCGATACCGATGAGCTTTTAGAGGTAACGCCTACCAGCCTCAGAATCCGTAAAAAGATTCTGGATCCGACTATGAGAAAGAGGGCTGCGATCAGCAGAAAAGACAAGGGCCAGTAG
- a CDS encoding single-stranded DNA-binding protein yields the protein MSEKVIENNRVSVIGEVVSEFKFSHEVFGEGFYVVDMAVSRLSDQVDIIPLMISERLMDITKDYQGCTVEAIGQFRSYNRHEGTKNRLVLSIFVREVNFLEEFTDYTKTNQIFLDGYICKEPIYRKTPLGREIADLLLAVNRPYGKSDYIPCIAWGRNARYASGFEVGSRVCVWGRVQSREYTKKLSDVDCEKRVAYEVSVSKLECVEQE from the coding sequence ATGTCAGAAAAAGTGATTGAAAACAACAGGGTAAGCGTAATTGGTGAAGTAGTTTCAGAGTTCAAGTTCAGCCATGAGGTATTTGGGGAAGGTTTTTATGTAGTTGACATGGCTGTCAGCAGGCTGAGTGATCAGGTGGACATTATTCCCCTGATGATATCGGAACGCCTTATGGATATAACAAAGGATTACCAGGGCTGTACGGTGGAAGCCATCGGACAGTTTCGCTCCTATAACCGCCATGAGGGTACTAAAAACAGGCTGGTGCTTTCCATTTTCGTCCGTGAGGTAAACTTCCTGGAAGAGTTCACGGATTATACAAAAACAAATCAGATTTTCCTGGACGGCTATATCTGCAAAGAGCCGATTTACAGGAAAACACCGCTTGGCAGGGAAATTGCGGACCTCCTTCTGGCCGTCAACCGCCCTTATGGAAAATCAGATTACATACCCTGCATCGCGTGGGGAAGAAATGCCAGATATGCTTCGGGATTTGAGGTCGGCAGCAGAGTCTGCGTATGGGGCCGTGTGCAGAGCAGGGAGTATACGAAGAAACTGAGCGACGTGGATTGCGAGAAGAGGGTGGCATATGAAGTATCCGTAAGCAAACTGGAGTGTGTGGAGCAGGAATAG
- a CDS encoding cob(I)yrinic acid a,c-diamide adenosyltransferase: protein MDKGIVQIICGDGNGKSSMALGKGIGAMTKNKRVIMIQFLKGALSPETSEWLKRLEPDMKVFRFEKQSCHFCTLNEAQKQEERINICNGINFAKKVLSTGECDLLILDEFLGILDLGLMTMEDFMGVLALREENASLILTGKVCPPELYGYADTVTRIDNDVDC from the coding sequence ATGGATAAGGGAATTGTTCAGATAATCTGCGGCGATGGGAACGGCAAGTCATCCATGGCTCTGGGCAAGGGGATCGGAGCGATGACAAAGAATAAAAGGGTCATTATGATCCAGTTCTTAAAAGGAGCCTTAAGTCCTGAAACGTCAGAGTGGCTTAAACGGCTGGAACCGGATATGAAGGTATTCCGTTTTGAAAAACAGAGCTGCCATTTTTGCACGCTGAACGAAGCTCAGAAGCAGGAGGAGCGGATTAATATCTGTAATGGCATCAATTTCGCAAAAAAAGTCCTGTCAACCGGCGAATGCGATTTGCTGATACTGGATGAATTCCTCGGTATCCTGGATTTGGGCCTGATGACAATGGAAGACTTTATGGGCGTGCTTGCCCTCAGGGAAGAGAACGCAAGTCTGATATTGACTGGAAAGGTGTGCCCGCCGGAGCTGTACGGATACGCCGATACGGTTACTCGCATTGACAACGACGTGGATTGCTGA
- the dapA gene encoding 4-hydroxy-tetrahydrodipicolinate synthase translates to MSIFEGAGVALVTPFKESGEINYSKLEELVEEQIAGGTDSIIVCGTTGEAATLTHDEHIREIKFVCDIVNNRIPVIAGTGSNCTATSVYLSKCAEEAGADGLLLVSPYYNKSTQKGIRIHFTDVAEAVKIPILLYNIPGRTGVNINPETIVDLCKNVENIVGVKEASGNFSAIAKIASLSNGWVDIYSGNDDQIVPLLSLGGKGVISVLSNVAPRQVHDMCELYFKGEVEKSSRMQLDAIPLIEALFSEVNPIPVKEAMNMMGKGVGPFRKPLVEMEPQNRERLRREMVNYGLL, encoded by the coding sequence ATGTCAATTTTCGAAGGTGCAGGAGTTGCGTTAGTAACACCGTTTAAGGAGAGCGGGGAGATCAATTATTCCAAGCTCGAAGAACTGGTGGAGGAGCAGATAGCGGGTGGAACCGACAGTATTATTGTCTGCGGAACAACGGGAGAGGCGGCGACGCTGACCCATGATGAGCATATCAGGGAGATCAAATTTGTCTGTGACATAGTGAATAACCGGATTCCGGTAATCGCAGGCACAGGCTCCAACTGTACGGCTACATCGGTTTATCTTTCCAAATGTGCGGAAGAAGCGGGGGCGGACGGACTTCTTCTCGTATCTCCATACTATAATAAGTCCACCCAGAAGGGAATCCGGATCCATTTCACCGATGTGGCGGAAGCGGTTAAGATCCCGATCCTCCTTTATAATATTCCGGGAAGAACGGGAGTGAACATTAATCCCGAGACAATCGTGGATCTGTGCAAGAATGTTGAGAACATCGTCGGCGTAAAAGAGGCAAGCGGCAATTTCTCCGCCATTGCAAAGATTGCAAGCCTGTCGAACGGCTGGGTTGACATCTACTCGGGTAATGACGACCAGATCGTTCCCCTTCTCTCCCTGGGAGGTAAGGGCGTTATCTCCGTATTATCCAATGTGGCGCCGCGTCAGGTCCATGACATGTGTGAGCTTTATTTCAAAGGGGAAGTTGAGAAGAGCTCCAGGATGCAGCTGGATGCAATCCCGCTGATCGAAGCGCTGTTTAGTGAAGTGAATCCGATTCCGGTAAAAGAAGCGATGAACATGATGGGTAAGGGAGTCGGCCCATTCCGCAAGCCGCTCGTGGAGATGGAGCCGCAGAACAGAGAGAGGCTGAGAAGAGAAATGGTTAATTATGGTCTTCTTTAA
- the dapB gene encoding 4-hydroxy-tetrahydrodipicolinate reductase: MIRAIMHGCNGAMGQVIAGIAQNDEEITIVAGIDIADNKSNPFPVFPSLRECTVDADVVIDFSIAKAADAMLDWCAETGTPVVVCTTGLSDEQIKRVSEVSEKTAVLRSANMSLGVNVLLKLVKEAAQVLAAADFDMEIVEKHHNQKVDAPSGTAIALADSINEAMDHAYHYKYDRSAERVKRDKKEIGIQAVRGGSIVGEHDVIFAGRDEVVTFSHTAYSKAIFAKGAVQAAKFLAGKEPGLYTMADVIG; the protein is encoded by the coding sequence ATGATAAGAGCGATTATGCATGGCTGCAACGGAGCCATGGGACAGGTGATAGCAGGAATTGCCCAGAATGACGAAGAAATTACCATTGTAGCCGGTATCGATATTGCAGATAATAAGAGCAATCCATTTCCGGTCTTTCCGTCGCTTCGGGAGTGTACGGTGGATGCCGACGTGGTGATTGACTTTTCAATTGCAAAAGCGGCGGATGCAATGCTCGACTGGTGTGCGGAGACGGGAACGCCTGTGGTAGTATGCACAACCGGCCTTTCCGACGAGCAGATAAAGCGGGTGTCCGAAGTTTCCGAAAAGACGGCGGTTCTCCGCTCGGCCAACATGTCCCTGGGAGTAAACGTGCTTTTAAAGCTGGTGAAAGAAGCAGCCCAGGTTCTGGCCGCGGCAGACTTTGACATGGAGATTGTGGAAAAACACCATAACCAGAAGGTGGACGCGCCGAGCGGCACGGCCATTGCCCTGGCGGACTCCATCAACGAGGCCATGGATCACGCATACCATTATAAGTATGACAGATCTGCGGAGCGCGTGAAACGCGATAAGAAAGAGATTGGAATCCAGGCGGTACGCGGCGGCTCTATCGTCGGCGAGCACGATGTGATTTTCGCGGGCAGGGATGAAGTGGTGACATTCTCGCATACGGCGTATTCAAAAGCGATTTTTGCCAAAGGGGCGGTCCAGGCCGCTAAATTCCTGGCTGGTAAAGAGCCGGGGCTTTATACGATGGCGGACGTGATAGGATAA
- a CDS encoding GGDEF domain-containing phosphodiesterase: MTVMKNEQWIRERYEEICRTAPEEYALISLKIKRFRVYNRLFGREAGDKLAERVYHSLQAWVKEGGYAARLSVDSFCLLVKMSRDYDDIFHYIIELNAWVRDMPGAEEKGKVYTGMGVYLLTEEPVDFYVALYNADICRAECPEVPLRNSHFEIFGMTYCDKNLESYDFEQMIRPAMDNGDFKLYLQPKVNLRTGEVCEAEALVRWIDPERGMIPVGDFLPELDKNGLISELDLYLFEKVCRNINRWIDLYGKKIKISVNLSSNMFNYRYFLDHYKQVYDKVPCPKDCIEFELLESIVLNQVERVSRVVEQIRKFGCGCSLDDFGSGFSSFSVLTNAELDALKIDRSLFQNEADPRERILIRHIVEVAKELNMKVVAEGVETRGYVEFLKELDCDYIQGYVFYRPMPVEEFEEKFVKNGECAEV, from the coding sequence ATGACAGTTATGAAAAATGAGCAGTGGATCAGGGAACGCTATGAAGAAATCTGCAGAACGGCTCCCGAAGAATATGCCCTGATCAGCCTTAAAATAAAACGGTTCCGTGTTTATAACCGTCTTTTCGGAAGAGAGGCGGGGGACAAACTGGCGGAGAGGGTATATCATTCGCTTCAGGCGTGGGTGAAGGAAGGCGGGTATGCGGCCAGGCTCAGTGTGGATTCCTTCTGCCTGCTTGTTAAGATGTCCAGGGATTACGACGATATTTTTCACTATATCATCGAATTGAATGCCTGGGTGCGCGATATGCCGGGGGCGGAGGAAAAGGGGAAAGTATATACGGGAATGGGAGTCTATCTGCTGACAGAGGAGCCGGTGGATTTCTATGTGGCCCTGTATAATGCGGATATATGCCGGGCCGAGTGCCCGGAGGTTCCTCTTCGGAACTCTCATTTTGAAATCTTTGGAATGACCTATTGTGACAAGAACCTGGAGAGCTATGATTTCGAACAGATGATCCGGCCGGCTATGGACAACGGTGACTTTAAACTTTACCTGCAGCCCAAAGTGAATCTGAGGACGGGGGAAGTCTGTGAGGCAGAGGCCCTGGTGCGCTGGATTGATCCGGAACGCGGCATGATTCCGGTCGGTGACTTCCTGCCGGAACTGGATAAAAACGGACTGATCAGTGAGCTGGATCTCTATCTGTTTGAGAAGGTCTGCCGGAATATCAACAGGTGGATTGACCTTTACGGAAAGAAGATTAAAATAAGTGTAAACCTTTCAAGCAATATGTTTAACTACCGGTATTTTCTGGATCACTACAAACAGGTTTACGACAAGGTGCCCTGCCCGAAAGACTGCATTGAGTTTGAACTTCTGGAAAGCATCGTCTTAAATCAGGTGGAGCGTGTAAGCCGGGTGGTAGAACAGATCAGGAAGTTTGGGTGCGGCTGTTCCCTGGATGACTTTGGAAGCGGTTTTTCCTCCTTCAGCGTTCTCACGAACGCGGAGCTGGATGCGCTGAAGATTGACCGTTCCCTGTTCCAGAATGAGGCGGATCCAAGGGAGAGAATTCTGATCCGCCACATAGTGGAGGTGGCGAAGGAGCTTAACATGAAGGTAGTTGCCGAGGGTGTTGAGACCAGAGGATATGTGGAATTCCTGAAGGAACTGGATTGCGATTACATACAGGGCTACGTGTTCTACAGGCCGATGCCGGTAGAAGAATTCGAAGAAAAATTTGTGAAAAACGGTGAGTGTGCAGAGGTCTAG